gtccgtccgtctgtcaccaggctgtatctcacgaaccgtgatagctagacagttgaaattttcacagatgatgtatctctgttgccgctataacaacaaatactaaaaacagaataaaataaagatttaagtggggctcccatacaacaaacgtgatttttgaccgaagttaagcaacgtcgggcggggtcagtacttggatgggtgaccatttttttgttgttttgctctattttttgttgatggtgcggaaccctccgtgcgcgagtccgactcggacttggccggtttttttttagtgtTAACATATTGAGTGTTTTTATCCCATATACAAAAATTACATTTCGATCGGCCAACGATCCTGTTTTTTTGTGCAAAATTGGGACAATCGACCTGTAATTTTAGTATCTGGGACATTTAATCTGGCAAGCAAACtgtttcagtagaaaaaggcggaaaatttcaaaaattatgcGCTCCCAGAAGACGTATCGGCCCAAAGTGTCATTGAGTTCAAGAACAAATTAGATAAGCACAACGCAAACTCTACTCAACACGGAAAACTCTGTTGATGACTCTGGATACaggcattatcagttatttcaactgcctgcctgctttataaataaataaataattcgacCCAATACTAATTGTGAATTTAGCGCCTTTTTCTAGAGCTGGCTTGCCAGATTATAAAACAACGTTTAGATAATTTTGCTGTTCCAACATATGATTTTGTCCAATATCTACTGTACAGTGTGTTGGTTTTGCTCAAAATCCATTTTAAAATTGAGTTTTCGTCAAGtctgattattatttattgccgCTCGATTACAAACGTAATAATGTAGGTTAATTAtggaaaaatattgtttttgattAGGATCCATTTAAGAAAAAGGGACGTATAGAACTAATCAAAACGGGGCATTAtcgatgaaaagggaccttattgtcgatggcgcttacgccacacAGCTTCTCGCGCCGCGGTATTTATATcgaagcatcgttaataatggcataagcgccatcgacaataaggtcccttttcatagataacgtcacaaatgaaTACAAGCCTAAACTACAAGACATACAATTTTAACTTATACCAAACCATGTCATAAAGGAAATCCAATTTATTTGTATTgagaattatttaattaattttatgttttttttcctaATAAATAAGGTCTAttgaattatatgtataatgaaagCCTTCTGTGAAGATAATATGTACAATAAGTAAGATAAGCTAaagttgtaaataaaaatatttttcttagtaccatgttttatttaaaatattataatttgtataaacTATAGAAATGTTTTAAGACAATCGTTATTGAAGAAAATTAATCTGTTTAAAAACCCAAAACATTCCAGAATACCCTAATATTATACATTCAATGTTGATGCAGAACTAAGTCAGAATGATAATCGTAACTTGAATCAAAACGTGTTGAGAAAGCGGTTAAACTTGCTAAACTAAAACGATAATGTTATCGTTTTATCGCTCTTCATTGAGTGTCAAAGACCGTCAACATGTGCACAACAGCTGTACTGCAATTACTTATGTTTTTTCAACGCCAAAGAGCCCTGCCCAGCGTCGAGTGCTTCTATTATTGCTAAAAATCATTGTGTGAATAAATAAGATTCATTTCATTCGGTGTCttgtagcaggcgtggctcactccgcgatttcgtcgctttgctacaggtagctaaaagtacatccgttccaaaatggttccacaccaattttggggaaagccataagccgcgcgtggcgctgtcgccacctagcggccatatctgtgctgatcgtaacacgcgttttgttagagagtgagtcttctgtactattATTATTCTGTGCTTGTAGTAACAATGctgtcataattttatttatgatcaAGGACTATGAGGCGGTTAATCGTTCGTTTCTGCGCTAACTAGCGTTTCTACGGCATCCCCTCCGTCAggctgaaaataaaataaacaagtatTAATATGTCATTACTAGAGCTATTTTTGAATATCCAAAAAGATCTTTCCTTTTCCTGAATACTTGAAAATAATCCGCGGGAACAACAAAACACCCGCCATTTTTTATTGTTAGAAATTATCTATGGTACAGTTATGACGTATCCGCTTCCGCTATACAATTTAGGCTACGTTTTCATTAACCTTTTGCTTGCCCGTTGTTTTGAAAAATTAACTATAGTCTGTAAAGACATTTCCGTCCGTAGAAAAaagcgtaaaaaaaaaaaagatcagTCGCACTACTTTCTACTGATATTTGTTTGCTAAACTACACAGCCGGCAACGAGACTTCCGAGCAAATATTATtactttcagtgccaagcgcccTAACGGATCCACGTTCCAGCGCACGAAAGGAAAATGACTGTTGAATACTGTGTGATTTACCTGCATATCAGCAACTGTCAAAGGCGGGTCGTCTTCTCTGAGAACGGTTTCTCCGTCTAGCTTTTTCAAGTTGGGCAGCCTTCTGGCGGCCTCGGCACGCCACGTCTCGAGTTCGCACCCGTCGTACAAAGGATTACCAACGAAAAGCAAGTCTTCTAGTAGAGGAAGttcctaatttaaaaaaataatatcagTAGAATAGTAATATAGGATTCTAAATGGctcaacaatcacggagcgtgatggtacatggatggtacctactacataaccacagacttgtaatcaaagagtaaagtaagtatataggtaaagagagccctcttgaagcattttatggaaactcatttgaaagagccatctctgattctccgccgatactaagtatgtttgtgtgcgtgcacaactacatatgcatccatacgtgtactttcgttccacataatattaggtatactcgggcggtttacaagtccattttttgtttggtttcttgtaacaaaaacctttaattatttacaagaaatcaaacaacaaatgtacttgtaaaccgcccaagtagacctaacattatgtggaaaaggttaatgttatcaataatggaataaagaaaaaaacagaatattaaattcaatatgtttattgcatacatgttttacatcacattatcgctaggaaagtacaattttaggtaaacaatagaaaagaaagcgagtgtggtgaaaaagcattcacacacaagaaaatacatgattaagaaaatatgattaatttactacgcacaatacaagcacatagtctaggcattgtagcagatttatcgatagtggcgtgccttatcaaaagtaggtacttattagatacctaccacgaaataaatttactctaaaatagcgtccatattgcacaaaataacacagaactcaacgcactttctggaggttttcacaacagggcatggcagggcagggcaggcatgtgttttcattcgggctataatctaatttcctccagcaccataaccaaaccataacgaagaaaatggctcaaccatcactaaaatatttttaatttacgctcttccagtgacagctaaaaaattgcatgtcttggccatatacctagtattatatacttagatgagctatacgcgtgcgcccgtgagggacagaacatacgtgatgcgaccaaattaaaaacactttttgacgttcctgacaacctaccaaacataacctacgtaatttggtcgggttatttcaaaagcgctttctctgctactccatactaaaagttctataagtgcatctcgttcggtcaactggctcctcgccaatttcatctatataattatgattgtacctctatggtcttggcggttatgcaagtgttgccagcataattaaatcacattttaacaaaactcttattttttcgcaaaattaattgaaaattataataattaaaaatattaattcgtacttattttaattttaatattaatgccaccaaaattatatgaattttatagtgacatctggtgacgtagtttgtgtaatcggaagtcaactttacgcaatagtatgttgtcgggagcaaaatatagaaatcgcctgcatctttactgacgttaactacattcctagtgtcccccccctgcttgtaattgtcgctcgcgcttgacagacagctgaagtgtgcgaaagggaagccctcGCGTATATGAACAttgcatgagtgcgaaagagtcagactacaaatgagaaaacgtgaccattttggagtttgacaacggccgcggacggccaagagcgtatcaccgtaatttacaatttgaaaaatatacacaaattcggaagaaaactatttgattaagtaatacaatgaagatagtgtcttgtagtgtaccggatttcagtgtcacggggccaaataaacctagcaaatactcatttcagaggaattattatattccgagcgaaattttcttgacgatattttgtcaaattaacagcataaaatgtgtaagaagccggtttatacagttaattataagtttttcttcctttgtgtgctaatattttatcatattactcaataatttaagatattttgtgtaaaaacataaactgttactttacgctagggcttgacaaaatgttcagatgacagtattgataacttgtcggtatattaatagctatgtaataatttcttcacaagacatcattaagatattaacctttataaccgacttcaaataataacgattgttatacctttttgaaggtgcacatgtttagcagtaaatttaaacttcactttccaacacagagaaagagttagactaagataagtctgtaacgattttgatagcacacggagttcaagtgttatttatacgtcataatgtcgtaaattttaacgtttgaaaaaaaaccggcctagtgcgagtcggactcgcgtttcaagggttccgtacattaagtccgactcacgcttgaccacatttctgataggttttcctgtcatctataggtaaagaactattttgtgtatttttttcaaaattttagacccagtagtttcgaagataaggggggggatggtcattatttgcctattttcttgaataactgcgaaactattaatcctaaaattataaaaaatatatatttgagattcttacaatgagctctttcatctgatatgtaacactaacacgatatagtttgaaaaaactttattttttaattttctcatttacctcccaaaaatggcctccatatttaaaattcatttgtttacgttacacgtccatctttgggtcataaacttatgacatatgtgtgcaaatttcaacttaattggtccagtagtttcggagaaaataggctgtgatagacggacggacagacagatagacagacgcacgagtgatcctattagggttccgttttttccttttgaggtacgggaccctaaaaacggtaatttacaaacaaacaaacaaaacaaacttataactaggtaaatataaaaattaagggtaggtatataattatatgctattaggccataggtacccggctaaatgtacctagtacgctgctggcgtttcctctttgcaccgctagcgaaatacgctggataatacgtttaaaataacacattttaaaaagttatcgataaaacaaccaaacaccgacagattattaatatgttgtaacatgacatcactatttttgaactcacatagacaatttacgcacacacttgcatttcatttttggtcgcacttttgaagattgacagttgttcttgtctattctaattctatgtacataacataatgtattGCGAACATCCTACAAAACATGTACAAAACGCAATTGTATGATGGTGTTATCCGTGTGAGGGGATTTGTATAGCTACAAATTATACGCAGAGATTGgctaagcatttaaatacaaactatGTATACCTACGTGTAACTTAGGACATCATCAATAGAAAGCACATATTTTTAACAGGATACAGTCAAGCTCAGAATATTCTGACATCTGAATTCTGAATATtctgatatacctacataaataattgataatgtatatgtacttatatgagAATGTGCACTATGCCCAATACGTGGGTTACGTATCAGATTTAGATTTACCTGCAGTTTGTTAAATTCGCTCCAGTCTTTCACCAAATTGTTACTCATGTACAGAACCCTCAGGTTTCTCAATACATTGATTCCTTTTAATTTCTCTATTAAGTTGTAAGACACCCAAAGTTCTTCTAGTGTGTCCCCTATACACTCCTGAAAAACGTATTTATAATGCGAGATGTGTTTTGAAAGTACTTGTTTGTCTGAATCCACATTGGCACAGAAAGTACTGCATTTCCGCAAAtgtgttatacttggtcaagcagatcttgtcagtagaaaaaggcgcaaatatgaaaaatgtaggtgcgaagggatatcgtcccatagaaaatttgaatttcgtgcctttttttactgacaagatttgcttaaccAGCTATAAAAAGTAAGGGGTGTTGTCCACATGGTTGGCAGTTAGAGCACCAcggtattttattattcaatttcACATTCGTTCGTGTTCCACTCTCGACTCGAGTGTCTcatgtgtttgtttttttttaaattattagtttattacctatactgggtcaaccaaatcttgtcagtaaaaaaaggcgcaaaattcaaattttctatgggacgatatcccttttcgcctacatttttcaaatttgccgcctttttctactgtcaagatcgggttgaccaagtatacctacttcCCACAATTGTATATTCTACGTTTTGAAAGACTGGCTCTgacatatattatacctaagaataggtatatttttcttatttgtAGGATATTTACTTACCATACCGGCAAATGATTTTATATAATTTCTTCCTAAAGAAAGGACACGAAGCTTTTTCAAACTATTCAACCCAGAAGCTTTCTCAAGCATATTCGTTGAGAGGCTCAACTTTctgaaagatatattttttgagtatttaacttatttaattcaCAAAATATGGTCTGATATACCAATTTGTTAGTAGAAAGGTATAAAATTTATATACTCTGGCAAAGTGTCTTGGTTAGTAGAAAAACGCtgcaaatttaataaatataggcgcgaagggttaatttcccataaaaaaacaacgggttgcactccgggagtgctggcagaagtgaaaactcaataactattgcaaaatgtctgcagcactatgtataattgaggttaacgccatctagcgttatttagtcgcattacttgaaacccctaagcacatcactgttagttcTCGAGTTACTAGATGGCAtttcaatcaataaagaaaaactcaatgacattgaagctCGGAACATTGAAGtaggtaacagtttttcgatcaggtcacgtgtccgtcttacgtcttacggtcacgtgacacctctcgcgaacattttttccttttttccccatcacaaaaagtgcacagcgccactaattaaagaagttttcacttcaaaaatgaatttcgcgcctttttctactgacaagtttcCCTGTTTAAGGTCACATTGTGTTAATAAAAGAACTTACTCGCAATTGGTTAGGCAAGACAGAGTGTTATCCATTTTTTCTATCGGTGGCCATTGGAAAATCAAACTAACTTCAGTGGCGGTGGCGGCTTGTTGACCTGTCTTGTCCTCCCACCGTTTGATTGCCTCTTTTATAGTGGTCGCTTTAGCAGCCATTTCCAGatcaagaaataaattaacgagCAAAAATATCAAAGTCTTTCAACCTCCTTAGTTACGACCTACATTGATAAAACAACGAAGAAGTTTCCCTCCTCCTTCGTCCTTGAAGGTACCATATGTACCAGTATATCTGTCCTTTTCGACTATGTTTTGTCTCGTTTTATCGCTAAGTCACATAAAGAATGACCAACATtctaactatacttggtcaaccagatcgtgtcagtagaaaaaggcggcgcgaagggatatcgtcccatagaatttttgaatttcgcgcctttttctactgacaagatttggttgaccatctatactgggtcaaccaaatcttgtcagtaaataggaaaaagaaaactatactcatccttttcttttgggtgctagtactagtgtaagacaaagatagtatgattcgctctgtctatgtttgaaatcaaacagacctttgacacactttatATTATAAGATTGCAgttaatcataaaataaataaacatttttttattatttcaattttaatatttttaggcaTCTTTCATAAAATAGGAAGTGTTTGTGAGTGAAGATAAAAATAGTTCAAGCTGACAGTGGAAACCCACGCTATCTGACGTAACTGCGTCACCCAGCCACGAAATGGCGTCTCTTCTCATTTATTGAGCCACGCCATATTTGTGAATTAAAAGCTTTTCTGGGATATTTCGTGCAAATACTGcgtattttcatagaaaaatAGTTTTAGCCGATAAACGTCAAGTGTATTTTGACATTGTTGTGAATCgccattaagttttttttttaatttttactttttctattttcgatttcttttttttaattaaaaaaaaacaaacgccAATCTATTCCGACAGGCTTTGGATTTCTACTTTTACGaggtaaattcaatgttttctCTGGTATTACGATTACAAATCGTCCTTTTGTCCataaagttatttaattaaatgcatTTTCTTTAGGTTACTTACACGAATcgataaataaattactttttctgtGTCTTTGCCTCCACGCCCGtgcatttgtaaataaaaaataatatttgtcaATTGCTTGTTCCCGCTAGTTTTTCGaatatttattttgcttttgtattttACATTTACAATGATTGTATCATGTGagtttcatattatttatttgacagcAGTTTAACAATCTAATTTACCTTTAGTTGCAGAATCGAGAAGCTTTAGATCGTGTAATTTGGTAAAGTTATGTTCTCACATTTCAGATCCTTTTGCTACAAGCATGTCTAGTTTAGCTAACCAGCAGAAGACCATTCGGCTGGTTAACGTTGTGCCAGCTCCTAAAATCACTAAGATAAAGGTAAGAAGTACGAAATTCTCATCTCTTTCCTACCAAATAGAACTGAACTTGTTCTTAAAGCTTCACGTCTTTTTTGCAGAAAGAATTAGTGGAGGATGAAGAAGACACAGTGTGCTGCCGGCTGTGTGGCAAATCATTTGCCAATGAGCGAGCGCTGGGAAACCATGCGCGCATGGAGCATATTGACGCGTACGCCAGCGGGGACCCAAATGTGTGGACACAGGAACTGTTTGCTGTGAGTATTCATTTTTATCTGACTATGAGAATGAGAAGTGTAGTATAATTAGCAGCCCACTACAGTGTGTTCttcagtgtgtgtgtgtgttgtttgTGTGTCTTAAGACTGTTGTGTTGATTTTGATGAATGAGTAGGGCTGCCATCCGTCAGGGTTTCCCCGGATTTGTCCTAGTTTGGAGGCTGTCCGGGGGAGTTTTCAAAAAGTATCCGGGGAAAAATCGGACACGGTTTAGAAGTTATTTTCGGACATGTCCGGGGAAAACGTTTACGCCAAATGTCAGGGTTTTTTAAGTCTATGTTCGTGTTCGGCGAATTTAGAGATGGCAGCCCTATGAATGAGGTGTCAATGAATTTTTTTTGACTGTCATCCATAGACTACATTTTAACGGACATTGATATATACCAAATGCATAGACTTGTATGTGTGCCTATAATTAAGgctatatttacatttttttaaatattgcagGGCAAGAAGGCTCGCATCGCAGCGGAGAACCAGCTTATCCAGCAACGCACGGAGCAGATGCTGTCCGTCATGGAGCCGACCAGCCTCACCAGCCTCGCCTCTTCCGACGTCAGCTACATCATTATCAAAGGTGAGTAAATTACAGTGGTGGGGCCATAGAcaaggaatcctctagacggagtttaaagcaattatttaatgaaaccgatgctgccaaaaatactgcgGTGCGGGGGACTCGTCCTCGTCACctcggtgagcgagtcccgtgccgtgattggtccgttcaaagacacggacgtcacacaaagacactttgactcgaaaatgcagtaaaactaccgtatatttgtggcagagggggtagcgctattatgctcagtctggaggatgtgtTGTCTGTGGGTGGGGCGTTAAACATACTAAACTGGTTAGATTAGCCGGAGCTTCTATGTCCTCAATACCTGTAATGTGCTTGTTTTTCTATTAGGCCGCtgataaataatacctacaataCATCCCCATCATTCGAGCTTACAGATTAAACATGTGGATACAACTTAAATACGCAGTTACACTCCTACACTAAATGAATATGGGCGCGatctaaatttgaagtatggtgctattaaaaaagacagaaaagttcgattatctcgaaaaccacgaaacttttactagacctataagtgcattttctggaccagcctaaggtgccctgttggcggttagatggttatccattaattactgggcaccctgtagaTTTCTGGGGcctattgtataataaaatataagctaataggtactattagtgattttgtatgtaaaatcaTGAATAGTATTATCTTgtactttattaattattatgcaaTCCGGCCCTGGTTGTatctaatcactacatagtacaaaacaaagtctcttcccgctgtctgtccctatgtatgcttagatctataAAAATAAGCAATGGATAttgatgcggattttttaaatagatagagtgattcaagaggaaggtttatgtatcaatcagggatgttgcgaatatccgcatccgcatccgcaaccgcggaacttccgcatgattctcaacatccgcatccgcataaaatcgatgcggatttaatgcggatgcggatgtgaaacaggtcggtacaggaacgtcttagcattggcttaagtactagactgctaggtaatttagtcattaaccaaaaaaaactattagaaatgagcagtcaagcgtgagtgggacttaatgtacggaacccttggaacgcgagtccgactcgcacttggccggttttttgaaataaaaattactaaaatgtaatatttgacgttttttatggtactatcttgacatccgcatccgcatccgcatccgcggatgtgagcctttaaaaatccgcatccgcatccgcatccgcggatgtcaaaaaatcggcatccgcaacatccctggtatcaatcaatcaatcagtttatttgcaataaaacatacttaaatgcatgcaaatacaattatatagtgcagtataatttgttaacccatgcgaagccgggggcGGATTGctagtaatatttaaaacaacaacAGTCTGTGCTCATCTTTAGAATTCAaaggactatgcgtcaaaatgttcccaaaaccaacagagttgagatttaggtcattagataggtatttctctGTACTTCATTTCGTTCTATAGGCACCAAGGCAACATCTACCCtgctagtgatgggtaggacatcaatttaaaatgagtttgtatgagtacctcattttctaaaatgaggtgttacaattcaaatgaggtgaggtactagcatattttcagcgtcgactattccattaattccaacggcgacaaaaatatttaatgtatatacatatttatgtattcatcacttcctttataaataaataaatagtaacatttaattgtagtgcaattctggaggttaagaatagaacttttaggagaaagataattttagaatcaagtaaaatgaatagaggagtgaagtaagacatttttgcggtacgaagtactgcgacaaattaacaaaatgagtggtacaaatgaggtgcctcacgagtgagcgactcaacactataccctgcagcaattaatttacttacgtagactctattgcctaggtaataagggtgacgacgttttgactaaaataccaatatgtatctcagttctgcaatggaattccgcttggtgcccatagaacaaaatgaagtacatagaaatacctatctactGACCTAACTCTCATTTCTGTTGGCGTTGGGTCcaggctccatacaaagttgcccatggtcctatgtgtgtttgtgtgtcaTTTTGGATTTTGTTTTACATGTGTGAAAAAATATGAGTTTATAGAGTCTGTACAGAAAGAGAATAGTCGTATAATGTATTAGAccacatacatttcacgactcttctctttccgcacagactagccAATTTAATGAACAGATCAG
Above is a window of Cydia amplana chromosome 26, ilCydAmpl1.1, whole genome shotgun sequence DNA encoding:
- the LOC134660330 gene encoding dynein axonemal light chain 1, which translates into the protein MAAKATTIKEAIKRWEDKTGQQAATATEVSLIFQWPPIEKMDNTLSCLTNCEKLSLSTNMLEKASGLNSLKKLRVLSLGRNYIKSFAGMECIGDTLEELWVSYNLIEKLKGINVLRNLRVLYMSNNLVKDWSEFNKLQELPLLEDLLFVGNPLYDGCELETWRAEAARRLPNLKKLDGETVLREDDPPLTVADMQPDGGDAVETLVSAETND